The Edaphobacter flagellatus sequence TCGCTCGATATGCAGTTGAGTCATTACTGCGAGGATGTCATCGCCAAGTCTTTCCGGAGAGTAGCCGCTGCCGGTATGAGTGGATTTGCCGAAGCCGCGCCGCGTGATGGCGTAGACATGATATTTGCTGGTGAAGATTGGGGCGAAGTCATCCCAGATGTGGGCTGTGTTTCCGAGCCCGGCGAGGAAGATGAGGGGGCGGCCGGTGCCACCCCAGTCCAGCACTTCGAGGTTGATGTCCCGGTCGACGGAGATTGTCTTGCTGTGATGCGGAGACAGGTCGTGCCAGGCAGGCGTGGATGGAGTTTGGGATGATCCCACTTGACTGATGAGGAGAAGGGAGAAAAGTAGAGTGACGGGGGCTTTGAGAAGGATCACGGAAAGAGTCCAATTCTGGTGGTTTGGGAAGACTATGGCGAGCGCGTGGCGCGGGTCAACCAAAGGGTGGAGATGAAATTGGATCGGATAGGTCATGACTTGGGGCGGGGGTCAGCCCTAGATTGGTTTACAAGATATCTCATACAACCTCCAGGAGGCGCTTTGGCGCCTCTCTTTTTTTGCCCGGTGCAGGAGTGCGATAGCGGTGCTTTAACGCTGACGCAACTTTGATGTAGGATGCTAGCGCTCTATGACAAAGAGAATTTTGAGGGCTGTACTGTTCTGCGCGAGTGCGTGTGTGATGGCGAAGGCACAGGATGTTGCCATGAATCCTTATATGCAGCTGATGGAGAAGGCGTGGGCCCATGCGAAGGCGCATGGGGCGGGACAGCCGGTGCTGTCTCCGGTGGATGCGACGGTGCTTAGCGGCGAGGTTCCTGTGAAGGAGCTGCAGGCGAAAGGCTTCAAGATCGTGCCGTGGACGACGAACGATCCGGAGAAGATGCGTGCGCAGATTCGTATGGGTGTGGATGGGTTGATCTCGGATCGCCCTGATCTGTTGCAGCAGGTGTTGAAGGAAGAGTTGGCTTCCGCAAAGACGGATGCCGAGCGCGCGCGACTGAAGCGGTTCGATGTGACAGCCCATCGCGGCGGGCGTGGGTTGCGTCCGGAGAATACGCTGCCTTCGTTTGAGAGCGGGCTGGACCAGCTTTCGACGACGCTGGAGACGGATACGGGTGTGACCACGGATGGTGTGTCGCTGATATGGCACGATCAGTTTCTGAACCCGGAAAGCTGCCGGCGCGCAGACGGGCAATCGTACACGATGGAGAATCGCGTCTTTTCGAAGGACATCTCGAGCACGGAGGCGCAGAAGACGTTTATCTGCGACAAGCTGCACTTTGGACCGGAGCAAAAGAACGATCTGGCTCTGTCACCGGTGGCAGTAGCGTTTGCGAAGAAGGAAGGGCTGATCAGTCCGTATGTGCCGACGTATGTCGCGCAGCTGTTCCGGTTCGTGAATTTTTATGTAGAGTACTACCGCACGGGTGCAGGA is a genomic window containing:
- a CDS encoding glycerophosphodiester phosphodiesterase family protein, translating into MTKRILRAVLFCASACVMAKAQDVAMNPYMQLMEKAWAHAKAHGAGQPVLSPVDATVLSGEVPVKELQAKGFKIVPWTTNDPEKMRAQIRMGVDGLISDRPDLLQQVLKEELASAKTDAERARLKRFDVTAHRGGRGLRPENTLPSFESGLDQLSTTLETDTGVTTDGVSLIWHDQFLNPESCRRADGQSYTMENRVFSKDISSTEAQKTFICDKLHFGPEQKNDLALSPVAVAFAKKEGLISPYVPTYVAQLFRFVNFYVEYYRTGAGKNTPHARERAENAARARFNIETKLMPEGMQTDEEHRNHTVGPQAFVDALCGAIVKNGMESRAEVQSFDFRTLVLVEEQYPKIPTYYLTGPAKMLSGPMVPEALRATVGK